The following coding sequences lie in one Mycobacterium gordonae genomic window:
- a CDS encoding MFS transporter: MTINTPERSDIKPPPARVRPAAILAVVLVASLAINVETTIVNVALPTLNSALGASTRGLQWIVDAYNLAFAALVLAGGTIGDKFGRRGTLIGGLVLFALSSVGAALCTTTGSLTAMRVVMGVASALIYPTTLAIITDTFREPRQRAVAIGLWGAVTGLGVAVGPILGGALLEMFWWGSLFLALAPIALAAALAAPVVIPASKPDPDSRLDRGGLLLSVVMLGALVYTIIEAPEQGWSSARTLGGFALALAAGVGFALWERRQRDPLIDVMLFTNLRFSAASGAVTVAFFALFGFIFLITQFMQQLQGFGPLGTGVRILPVALSIAVGSVLGTRLAVSRIGTKVVVFLGLLMMAASFAWISTCDLSVSYLEMAAQMVLLGGGLGLTTAPATDSIMGVVRPEQAGAGSAVNDATRQVGGTLGVAVIGSVFSTLYIRHLTESQALQELPRAAQSAAQDGLAQGLAVAGQSPAPIAGTVRATVSDAFLSGMSAGCLTAAAVCLAGALFVLAVLPAHPTGSRA, translated from the coding sequence ATGACCATCAACACCCCCGAACGTTCCGATATCAAGCCCCCGCCGGCGCGGGTCCGTCCCGCCGCTATCCTGGCTGTCGTCCTGGTGGCGTCCCTGGCGATCAATGTGGAAACCACGATCGTCAATGTCGCACTGCCAACCCTTAATTCGGCGCTTGGTGCCTCGACGCGCGGCCTGCAATGGATTGTCGACGCTTACAATCTGGCGTTCGCCGCGCTGGTGCTGGCCGGTGGCACCATCGGGGACAAGTTCGGGCGCCGCGGGACGCTGATCGGCGGGCTCGTCCTCTTCGCGCTGAGCAGCGTGGGCGCGGCGCTGTGCACCACGACGGGATCTCTGACCGCGATGCGGGTGGTGATGGGCGTGGCATCGGCGCTGATCTATCCGACCACGCTGGCCATCATCACCGACACCTTCCGGGAGCCTCGTCAGCGGGCGGTCGCGATCGGGCTATGGGGCGCGGTCACCGGCCTGGGAGTGGCGGTGGGCCCGATCCTCGGCGGCGCGCTGCTCGAAATGTTCTGGTGGGGCAGCCTTTTCCTGGCGCTGGCGCCTATCGCCCTCGCGGCGGCGCTCGCTGCGCCCGTCGTCATCCCCGCCTCCAAACCCGACCCCGACTCGCGCCTCGACCGGGGCGGGCTGCTGCTCTCGGTGGTGATGCTGGGCGCCCTGGTCTACACCATCATCGAAGCGCCGGAACAGGGGTGGAGTTCCGCGCGGACGCTGGGCGGCTTCGCTCTGGCTTTGGCGGCAGGCGTGGGCTTTGCCCTGTGGGAGCGACGGCAGCGCGACCCGCTCATCGACGTCATGTTGTTCACCAATCTGCGGTTCAGCGCGGCAAGTGGGGCGGTCACGGTGGCATTCTTCGCCCTGTTCGGGTTCATCTTTCTGATCACCCAGTTCATGCAGCAGCTTCAAGGATTCGGGCCGCTGGGCACCGGCGTGCGGATCTTGCCGGTCGCTCTGTCGATCGCCGTCGGATCGGTTCTGGGCACCAGGCTCGCAGTCAGTCGAATCGGCACCAAAGTGGTTGTTTTCCTTGGACTCCTGATGATGGCCGCGTCCTTTGCCTGGATCAGCACGTGCGACTTGAGTGTCAGTTATCTGGAGATGGCCGCACAGATGGTGCTGCTGGGCGGCGGGTTGGGCCTGACCACCGCGCCGGCTACCGACTCCATCATGGGAGTGGTCCGGCCCGAGCAGGCCGGTGCCGGGTCGGCCGTCAACGACGCCACCCGTCAGGTAGGCGGCACCCTCGGCGTCGCGGTCATCGGCAGCGTGTTCTCTACTCTCTATATCCGTCACCTCACCGAAAGCCAAGCGCTGCAGGAGCTACCGCGCGCGGCCCAATCCGCTGCGCAGGACGGCCTGGCGCAGGGGCTGGCCGTGGCGGGCCAATCTCCGGCTCCGATCGCGGGTACTGTCCGCGCGACGGTCAGCGATGCATTCCTGTCGGGCATGAGTGCCGGCTGCCTGACCGCCGCAGCGGTCTGCCTGGCCGGAGCGTTGTTCGTGCTCGCCGTGCTGCCGGCCCACCCGACCGGAAGCCGGGCATGA
- a CDS encoding TetR/AcrR family transcriptional regulator, with protein sequence MASGSYHHGNLRQALLDHAVTLARAGGPDAVVLRDVQRAAGVSNAAAYRHYSDRQALLGAVQVYAMTLLGEAMVESIASVPNRGPRNRRAVARLRATGQAYVDFALAEPGLFRTAFAPGGPQQTDPVVALDRHPFQILSGCIDDLVATGVLTPSRRDGLDEAAWAAVHGLSSLYLDGPLAAADADRKQLITDRLLDVVQDGIR encoded by the coding sequence ATGGCATCCGGCTCGTACCACCACGGCAACCTGCGGCAGGCACTGCTGGATCATGCCGTGACGCTGGCCCGGGCCGGCGGGCCCGACGCGGTCGTGTTACGCGACGTGCAGCGCGCGGCCGGAGTGAGTAACGCCGCCGCCTACCGCCACTATTCGGACCGGCAGGCGTTGTTGGGGGCGGTCCAGGTGTACGCGATGACACTGCTGGGCGAGGCGATGGTGGAGTCGATCGCCTCGGTGCCCAATCGCGGCCCGCGCAATCGGCGTGCCGTGGCACGGTTGCGGGCCACCGGGCAGGCCTATGTGGATTTCGCCCTGGCCGAACCTGGCTTGTTCCGAACGGCATTCGCCCCTGGCGGACCACAACAGACCGACCCGGTCGTAGCACTCGACCGTCATCCGTTCCAGATTCTCAGTGGCTGCATCGACGATCTCGTCGCCACCGGCGTCCTCACGCCGAGCCGGCGCGACGGACTCGACGAAGCCGCATGGGCGGCCGTGCACGGCCTGTCCTCGCTATACCTCGACGGACCACTGGCCGCAGCGGACGCCGACCGCAAGCAGTTGATCACCGACCGCCTCCTCGACGTCGTCCAGGACGGTATCCGCTAG
- a CDS encoding PaaI family thioesterase has protein sequence MTDSVVEMMNTALSSTIPIAEHMGVRIVEARRGFAAASVPVEGNGNHFGVIYAGVQFTVAEVLGGIIALSTFDASKYFPLVKNVDISFKAMASTPLRAEAQLDEETIARVEAEAAERGKSDYILDAVVTDANGTVVAKTHGLYQLRAHRS, from the coding sequence GTGACCGACTCTGTCGTCGAGATGATGAATACCGCTCTGTCATCGACCATCCCGATCGCCGAACACATGGGTGTCCGGATCGTCGAGGCTCGGCGCGGTTTCGCCGCTGCCAGCGTTCCGGTCGAGGGCAACGGCAACCACTTCGGTGTCATCTACGCCGGCGTTCAATTCACCGTCGCTGAAGTGCTGGGCGGCATCATCGCGCTGTCCACCTTCGATGCGAGCAAGTATTTCCCACTGGTGAAGAACGTCGACATCTCGTTTAAGGCGATGGCCAGCACCCCGCTGCGGGCGGAGGCGCAGCTGGACGAGGAGACCATTGCACGCGTGGAAGCCGAGGCCGCTGAGCGGGGCAAGTCCGACTACATACTGGACGCGGTCGTCACCGATGCCAACGGCACTGTGGTGGCGAAGACCCACGGGCTTTATCAGCTGCGCGCACATCGCAGCTGA
- a CDS encoding amidohydrolase family protein: protein MDETEAVRQMWQALGLPGIVDVHTHFMPKSVMDKVWKYFDEAGPLVGRTWPVTYRTNEQRRLETLRDFGVRAFTSLVYPHKPQMAAWLNEWATGFAAATPDCLHTATLYPEPGVESYVCRAVDAGVRVFKAHIQVGQYDPTDALLDPAWGVIEDAAIPVVMHCGSGPAPGRYTGPGPVTTLLARHPRLRLIVAHMGMPEYGDFLGLVERYPEVRLDTTMAFTPFIEETMPFPRSEHGRLRAHADRILFGSDFPNIPYGFIEAMRVLTRLPGVDDEWLRKVLHDNAARLFQLDTR, encoded by the coding sequence ATGGATGAGACTGAAGCCGTACGTCAGATGTGGCAGGCACTCGGGCTGCCCGGCATCGTCGATGTGCACACGCATTTCATGCCCAAGTCGGTCATGGACAAAGTCTGGAAGTACTTCGACGAAGCCGGGCCACTGGTGGGCCGCACCTGGCCGGTCACCTACCGCACCAACGAGCAGCGCCGATTGGAGACGCTACGCGACTTCGGGGTACGGGCGTTCACCTCACTGGTCTATCCCCACAAACCGCAGATGGCGGCCTGGCTCAACGAGTGGGCGACCGGCTTCGCCGCTGCCACGCCGGACTGCCTGCACACGGCAACGCTATACCCGGAACCGGGCGTCGAATCCTACGTCTGTCGGGCGGTCGACGCGGGCGTGAGAGTCTTCAAGGCGCACATTCAGGTCGGCCAGTACGATCCCACCGACGCGTTGCTCGACCCGGCGTGGGGCGTCATCGAAGATGCCGCGATTCCGGTCGTCATGCACTGCGGGTCCGGCCCCGCTCCAGGCAGATACACCGGCCCCGGGCCGGTCACGACGTTACTGGCGCGCCACCCTCGACTGCGTCTGATCGTCGCGCACATGGGCATGCCCGAGTACGGCGATTTCCTCGGCCTGGTCGAGCGTTATCCAGAGGTACGACTCGACACCACCATGGCTTTCACGCCGTTCATCGAAGAGACGATGCCGTTTCCGCGCTCTGAGCACGGGCGGCTACGCGCGCATGCCGACCGCATCCTGTTCGGCAGCGACTTTCCGAACATCCCCTACGGCTTCATCGAGGCGATGCGCGTCCTGACGCGTCTGCCGGGTGTCGACGACGAATGGCTACGAAAAGTACTGCACGACAACGCCGCTCGCCTTTTCCAGCTCGACACGCGATAA
- the usfY gene encoding protein UsfY has product MCSTKDPTDHFRTTCPHTGEYFIDRYSWPGISSIVLGVISLAAGVAAAAYRHHEWLLTCGVVAVLAIAGGLAWLAVEHHRVMRVERDWHATHSGPPRVSPLRPVG; this is encoded by the coding sequence ATGTGCAGCACCAAAGATCCCACTGACCATTTCCGCACCACCTGCCCACACACCGGCGAATACTTCATCGACCGCTACAGCTGGCCGGGTATCTCGTCGATCGTGCTCGGTGTGATCTCACTCGCCGCCGGTGTGGCGGCGGCGGCCTACCGGCACCACGAGTGGCTGCTCACGTGTGGCGTGGTCGCCGTGCTGGCGATCGCCGGAGGCCTCGCCTGGCTGGCGGTGGAGCACCATCGCGTCATGCGCGTCGAACGCGATTGGCATGCCACCCATTCCGGTCCGCCACGAGTGAGCCCACTGCGACCGGTCGGGTAG
- a CDS encoding 3-oxoacyl-ACP reductase family protein, with translation MSMTLAGKRALVTGGSRGIGAQIVRRLTADGATVAFTYAASASDAEKLVAEVADNGGKAVAIQADAADPGQISTAVEQAVTELGGLDVLVNNAGTAYLAPIDEFPAEQFDRVVAVNIGGVYWTVRSAVAHLGEGARIINIGSINADRVPGPGLSVYALTKGAVSSFTRGLARELGPRGITVNNVQPGPIDTAMNPAEGEFAESLKLVSALGRYGHTSDVAAMVSFLSGPEAGYITGANINVDGGFTV, from the coding sequence GAGGCTCCCGCGGCATCGGTGCCCAGATCGTGCGGCGGCTCACCGCGGACGGTGCCACGGTGGCGTTCACCTACGCGGCGTCGGCGAGCGACGCCGAGAAGCTCGTCGCTGAAGTGGCGGACAACGGAGGCAAGGCAGTTGCCATACAGGCCGACGCGGCCGATCCGGGCCAGATCTCGACGGCCGTCGAACAGGCGGTGACCGAACTCGGCGGCCTGGACGTGCTGGTCAACAACGCCGGTACCGCCTACCTGGCCCCGATCGACGAGTTTCCCGCCGAGCAGTTCGACCGCGTCGTCGCCGTCAACATCGGTGGCGTGTACTGGACCGTGCGCAGCGCTGTCGCGCATCTCGGCGAGGGCGCGCGGATCATCAACATCGGCAGCATCAACGCCGACCGAGTACCCGGGCCCGGGCTTTCGGTGTACGCGCTGACCAAAGGCGCGGTGTCGTCTTTCACCCGTGGACTGGCGCGTGAGCTCGGCCCGCGCGGTATCACGGTCAACAACGTTCAACCCGGCCCGATCGACACCGCAATGAATCCCGCCGAAGGCGAGTTCGCCGAGAGCCTCAAGCTGGTTTCCGCGCTCGGACGCTACGGCCACACCTCCGACGTCGCCGCTATGGTGAGCTTCCTGTCCGGCCCCGAGGCCGGGTACATCACCGGAGCTAACATCAACGTCGACGGCGGTTTCACGGTCTGA